The following coding sequences lie in one Amycolatopsis cihanbeyliensis genomic window:
- a CDS encoding TetR/AcrR family transcriptional regulator has product MSRLTRAESQARTRDSLVATARELFLRDGYSATSLAKVADEAGFSTGAVYSNFQGKSALALVVLDQIHAEQLDEVRAIFLGDRPVEDKLAAFEKWANTAMSSGWPRLELEFALEARQEPELVNALANRERVAVELIAESFERQLHGLGLTGLLPAKALAGAVVSLGIGIAIQRLVDPKVSVSGIIDLLRAAWQVAGRGGPGTGGHSGE; this is encoded by the coding sequence ATGTCGAGACTGACCCGCGCCGAGAGCCAGGCTCGCACCCGCGACTCCCTGGTCGCGACCGCGCGCGAGCTGTTCCTGCGGGACGGGTACAGCGCCACCTCGCTGGCGAAGGTGGCCGATGAGGCCGGGTTCTCCACCGGCGCCGTGTACTCCAACTTCCAGGGCAAGAGCGCACTCGCGCTGGTGGTGCTGGACCAGATCCACGCCGAGCAGCTGGACGAGGTCCGGGCGATCTTCCTCGGCGACCGCCCGGTCGAGGACAAGCTGGCGGCCTTCGAGAAGTGGGCGAACACCGCGATGAGCAGCGGCTGGCCGCGACTGGAGCTGGAGTTCGCGCTGGAGGCCCGGCAGGAGCCGGAGCTGGTGAACGCGCTGGCCAACCGCGAGCGCGTGGCCGTGGAGCTGATCGCGGAGTCCTTCGAGCGGCAGCTACACGGCCTCGGGCTTACCGGGCTGCTGCCGGCGAAGGCACTGGCCGGCGCCGTGGTCAGCCTCGGTATCGGCATCGCGATCCAGCGTCTCGTCGACCCGAAGGTCTCGGTCAGCGGGATCATCGACCTGCTGCGCGCGGCGTGGCAGGTGGCCGGCAGGGGAGGGCCTGGAACGGGAGGGCACAGCGGTGAGTGA
- a CDS encoding pyridoxal-dependent decarboxylase has protein sequence MTPEEFRAHGKRVVDWIADYLTRVESYPVRSPSRPGEVRAALPGHPPEHGEPFDAVLADLEHTILPGVTHWQHPSFFAYFPCSSSGPGILGDLLSAGLGVQGMVWATSPACTELETVVVDWLAELLGLPTGFRTDSAGGGVIQDSASSASLVALLAALHRASGGKIATEGITGRYTVYVSSQTHSSLEKAGRIVGIGSNNVRVVEADPDTLAMDPAQLRALIGADVAAGAVPAMVCATVGTTSTTAIDPVAALGEVCREYGAWLHVDAAYAGVAAVCPELRWINEGVHEYADSYVTNPHKWLLTNFDCTVLWLADREPMIDALAILPEYLRNSATESGEVIDYRDWQVPLGRRFRALKLWSVLRWYGAEGLRAHIRRGVALAAEFADLVRADADFALLEHHPLGLVCFRPRWPGLSDADAGAATMAVLERLNDSGELYLSHTKVRGEVWLRLAIGGPATERGHVLDALAAIRRFTRAVRDGRS, from the coding sequence ATGACGCCGGAGGAGTTCCGCGCGCACGGCAAGCGCGTGGTGGACTGGATCGCCGACTACCTCACCCGGGTCGAGTCCTATCCGGTGCGCTCGCCCTCCCGGCCCGGCGAGGTGCGGGCGGCGCTGCCAGGGCACCCGCCCGAGCACGGTGAGCCCTTCGACGCCGTGCTGGCCGACCTGGAGCACACGATCCTGCCCGGGGTCACGCACTGGCAGCACCCGAGCTTCTTCGCCTACTTCCCGTGCAGTTCCTCCGGTCCCGGCATCCTCGGCGACCTGCTTTCCGCCGGGCTGGGCGTGCAGGGCATGGTCTGGGCCACCAGCCCCGCGTGCACCGAGTTGGAGACCGTCGTGGTGGACTGGCTCGCCGAACTCCTCGGCCTGCCGACAGGTTTCCGCACCGACTCGGCGGGCGGCGGGGTGATCCAGGACTCCGCGTCCAGCGCGAGCCTGGTCGCCCTGCTGGCCGCCCTGCACCGGGCGAGCGGTGGCAAGATCGCCACCGAGGGGATCACCGGGCGGTACACGGTCTACGTCTCCTCGCAGACCCATTCCTCGCTGGAGAAGGCGGGCCGGATCGTCGGCATCGGCTCGAACAACGTGCGGGTGGTCGAGGCCGACCCGGACACGCTGGCGATGGACCCGGCGCAGCTGCGCGCGCTGATCGGCGCGGACGTGGCCGCCGGTGCGGTGCCCGCGATGGTCTGCGCCACCGTGGGAACCACCTCGACCACCGCGATCGACCCGGTGGCCGCGCTGGGCGAGGTGTGCCGGGAGTACGGGGCGTGGCTGCATGTGGACGCCGCCTACGCGGGGGTGGCGGCGGTCTGCCCCGAGCTGCGCTGGATCAACGAGGGGGTGCACGAGTACGCCGACTCCTACGTGACCAACCCGCACAAGTGGCTGCTGACCAACTTCGACTGCACCGTGCTCTGGCTGGCCGACCGGGAACCGATGATCGACGCGCTCGCCATCCTCCCGGAGTACCTGCGCAACTCGGCGACCGAGTCCGGCGAGGTGATCGACTACCGGGACTGGCAGGTACCGCTGGGTCGTAGGTTCCGCGCGCTCAAGCTGTGGTCGGTGCTGCGCTGGTACGGCGCGGAGGGGTTGCGCGCGCACATCCGGCGCGGGGTCGCGCTGGCCGCCGAGTTCGCCGACCTGGTCCGCGCCGACGCCGACTTCGCGTTGCTGGAACACCACCCGCTCGGTCTGGTGTGCTTCCGCCCGCGCTGGCCGGGACTGTCCGATGCGGACGCCGGCGCGGCGACGATGGCGGTGCTGGAGCGGCTGAACGACTCCGGCGAGCTGTACCTGAGCCACACCAAGGTACGCGGCGAGGTGTGGCTGCGGCTGGCCATCGGCGGGCCGGCCACCGAGCGCGGGCACGTGCTGGACGCACTCGCGGCGATCCGCCGGTTCACACGTGCAGTACGAGATGGGCGATCGTGA